A window of Gopherus evgoodei ecotype Sinaloan lineage chromosome 13, rGopEvg1_v1.p, whole genome shotgun sequence contains these coding sequences:
- the P2RX4 gene encoding P2X purinoceptor 4 isoform X4, with protein MLLLSSLLFLTKTCWVFVWEKGYQETDNVVSSVTTKVKGITVTNTSELGLRVWDVADYVIPPQGENTLFIMTNLIMTLNQTQGYCPELPDKTTVCNSSKDCAAGYIGTHSNGVQTGKCRKYSTSVKTCEIYAWCPVENDTHLPKPAFLKDAENFTILVKNNIWYPKFNFTRRNILPSISTVYLKTCIYDPKTDPFCPIFRIRQIVEAAGQNFQEMAVEGGVMGVQINWNCDLDKPASYCVPKYTFRRLDNKDSDHTVSPGYNFRFAKYYKDASGTDSRTLIKAYGIRFDIMVFGKAGKFDIIPTMINIGSGLALFGVATVLCDIVVLYFMKKRYYYREKKYKYVEDYELGASETYGTQS; from the exons ATGCTGCTGCTGTCATCTCTGCTCTTTCTTACAAAAACTTG CTGGGTCTTTGTGTGGGAAAAGGGCTACCAAGAAACAGACAATGTGGTCAGTTCGGTTACCACCAAGGTGAAGGGAATAACCGTGACAAACACATCGGAGTTGGGACTCCGGGTCTGGGATGTGGCTGACTATGTTATTCCACCTCAG GGAGAGAATACGTTATTCATCATGACAAACCTGATAATGACACTGAATCAGACACAAGGCTATTGTCCTGAG CTTCCAGATAAGACAACGGTGTGTAATTCCAGTAAGGACTGTGCTGCAGGATACATAGGCACCCACAGCAATG GAGTCCAGACTGGGAAGTGTAGGAAGTACTCCACCTCTGTCAAAACCTGTGAGATCTATGCTTGGTGTCCTGTGGAGAATGACACTCATTTACCTAA GCCGGCTTTCCTAAAGGATGCTGAGAACTTCACCATTTTGGTGAAGAACAATATCTGGTATCCCAagttcaacttcaccag GCGAAATATTTTGCCCTCTATCAGTACCGTTTACCTCAAGACCTGCATTTATGACCCTAAAACGGATCCCTTCTGCCCAATCTTCCGAATCCGTCAAATAGTTGAAGCTGCAGGACAGAATTTTCAGGAGATGGCTGTTGAG GGTGGAGTAATGGGGGTGCAGATCAACTGGAACTGTGACCTTGACAAACCTGCTTCTTACTGTGTGCCAAAATACACCTTCCGTCGCCTTGACAACAAGGATTCTGACCACACGGTCTCACCTGGATATAATTTCAG GTTTGCAAAATACTACAAGGACGCAAGTGGCACTGACTCACGGACACTAATTAAGGCTTACGGCATCCGTTTTGATATCATGGTGTTTGGAAAG GCAGGAAAATTTGATATAATTCCTACAATGATTAACATTGGTTCTGGCCTAGCCCTGTTTGGAGTG GCAACAGTCCTGTGTGACATCGTGGTTCTGTACTTCATGAAGAAGAGATACTACTACAGAGAGAAGAAATACAAATACGTAGAAGATTATGAACTG GGAGCCAGTGAGACATATGGAACGCAATCCTGA